The DNA sequence AACCCGTTCGCGTTCCACGAAACGAAGCCAATCCCGCCGGCGAAGACGGCCTACCCTTCCTGAGCTACAACGTTTCCGGCATCTGAACGCCTCGCCCGGGAAAGTCGTCACGCATTGACGAAACGAAGCCGCTGACGAGTTCCGCCGCCAGTCGCACCCCCAGCCGGAGTCCCCTCCGGCCATGCTCTTTGACATTTGCATATTGTATAGACCGCAGAGAGCTCGGGTTCCGCAATCCCGGCCTCCGGCGTTGAATCGTCATTCAGGGAGAGTTTCCACCTACCCGTTTCTCTCCGGAACGACGAATCAAACCCAAAGCGGGACCCCCTCCGGCCGGCACCCGGAGCCGAGCGGCGACCACCAGAGTGTCGCCGCTCAGTAGCGGTGGGGCACCAGTGATCCCATCCCACCGTGCCGGCGAAACGAAGCCATCGCCTCCAGACGAGCCGGCCGCCCGGAGAAGATTTCTGCGGCCGGTTGCTGGAGCCGCTCCCGCCCCCAATGCTATATTGAGAATCGGCCCTGCCCACACTTCAGCCGGAGTGGCGGAACTGGCAGACGCACGGGACTCAAAATCCCGCGACCTTCACTGGTCATGTGGGTTCGACCCCCACCTCCGGCACCACCATCAGCTCCACAAGACCGATGCCCCGTTGAGCCCTACAGGTCCGTCCCAAATGGCTTCAGCAGTTCCGGCTTCGTCAGGGCCCAGTGCGTGTGCACGATCTTCCACTGCCCGTTCTTGCGGCGGTAGACCTCGGTCGTATTCCAGTGCTCCGTCCGCTCTTTCGTATGGCTGACGAAATTGAACGTCAGCACGCCCATGTTGCCCGAGACAATCACTCTCGGATTGATCATCTCCCACCGGTCGACCTGCACCTTTCCTTGCATCTTGCTGTAGAGCGCGCGGAGCGCCGGTAGGCCGACAAGTCGGGTTTCGAGAAACGGATCAAAGTAGTCGACCTCCGGATCCGAAGCCTCCAGAAACCCCTCCAAATCACCCTTTGCCCAGCGCTCGAAGGCGCCGCGCTCCACGGCCAGGATCGCTTGTGCATCCTTGTCCGCTT is a window from the uncultured Paludibaculum sp. genome containing:
- a CDS encoding nuclear transport factor 2 family protein, producing MTRFAMLPVLFLCADAGQGGGSDNPSTQADKDAQAILAVERGAFERWAKGDLEGFLEASDPEVDYFDPFLETRLVGLPALRALYSKMQGKVQVDRWEMINPRVIVSGNMGVLTFNFVSHTKERTEHWNTTEVYRRKNGQWKIVHTHWALTKPELLKPFGTDL